The region TGGTTTCATCACTCTGGAGACGGGCGGGGACGCCTTCGTCCATTTCTCCGCCATCGAGGGCAACGGCTTCAAGACCCTCACCGAGGGCCAGAAGGTTCAGCTCGAGGTGGTCCAGGGCCAGAAGGGCC is a window of Acidobacteriota bacterium DNA encoding:
- a CDS encoding cold-shock protein; the protein is MVNGTVKWFNEKKGYGFITLETGGDAFVHFSAIEGNGFKTLTEGQKVQLEVVQGQKG